Proteins found in one Gadus macrocephalus chromosome 23, ASM3116895v1 genomic segment:
- the mos gene encoding proto-oncogene serine/threonine-protein kinase mos, translating to MPSPIPVTRLLPKDFYPSLSIGVCSSPLTKYANATTLNVPAQRLHGKVASKLWSSVIHWKELQAMQQIGSGGFGSVYKATYFGDTIAVKKVKKCSKNKLASRQSFWAELNAAHLRHKNVVHVIAATTCVPANSENENNIGTILMEYVGSRNLHHIIYGSADALGKDTCLRYSADIVQGLRFLHSHGIVHLDIKPANVLVSTGDICKIVDFGSSVQVDRACEAGSVTPCLQNVGGTYTHRAPELLKGESITPKADIFSFGITLWQLITREQPYPGDREHVLYAVVAYNLRPPLEDEPLLRPTQGVHALSCRTLVCRCWSGEAASRPTAEEVLVALEELRSRA from the coding sequence ATGCCTTCTCCAATACCCGTGACTCGCCTGCTGCCGAAAGACTTTTATCCGTCTCTCAGCATCGGAGTTTGCAGTAGTCCACTGACCAAATACGCAAATGCTACGACATTGAACGTGCCTGCTCAAAGGCTCCACGGGAAGGTGGCGAGCAAGCTGTGGTCGTCGGTGATTCACTGGAAAGAACTGCAGGCGATGCAGCAGATAGGCTCCGGAGGGTTCGGTTCGGTGTACAAGGCGACGTACTTCGGGGACACAATCGCGGTTAAGAAAGTGAAAAAGTGCTCAAAGAATAAGTTGGCTTCCAGACAAAGCTTTTGGGCAGAACTAAACGCCGCACATCTTCGGCATAAAAATGTGGTGCACGTGATCGCAGCGACGACGTGTGTCCCAGCCAACTCGGAGAACGAGAACAACATTGGCACGATACTGATGGAGTACGTTGGCAGCCGCAATCTCCACCACATCATCTATGGCTCTGCAGACGCTCTTGGGAAGGACACTTGTCTCAGGTACTCCGCAGATATCGTCCAAGGCCTCCGCTTCTTGCATTCCCACGGCATTGTCCATTTAGACATCAAACCGGCAAACGTGTTGGTTTCAACCGGGGACATCTGCAAAATCGTTGATTTTGGCAGTTCGGTTCAAGTGGACCGTGCATGTGAGGCAGGCTCCGTCACGCCCTGTTTGCAAAACGTCGGGGGCACCTATACCCACCGAGCACCCGAGCTGCTCAAAGGAGAGAGCATCACCCCAAAAGCGGACATCTTCTCGTTCGGGATCACGTTGTGGCAGCTGATCACCAGGGAGCAGCCATACCCAGGGGACAGGGAACACGTTTTGTATGCGGTCGTGGCTTATAATCTGCGACCGCCTTTGGAAGACGAGCCGTTGCTCCGACCGACCCAGGGGGTGCATGCTCTGAGCTGCAGGACGCTGGTGTGTCGCTGCTGGAGCGGTGAGGCAGCTTCCAGGCCCACGGCCGAGGAGGTCCTGGTGGCTCTGGAGGAGCTGCGGTCCAGAGCCTGA